In one window of Paenarthrobacter nicotinovorans DNA:
- a CDS encoding AMP-binding protein — protein MLSYTAGDTDVPLLEETIGANFERIAAQFPLRDALIEAAASPGEDARRWSYQKLNDDVDRLARALLATGVAKGERIGIWSPNCAEWTILQYATAKIGAVLVNVNPAYRSHELEFVVKQNGMRMLVTAPSDRNSDYVAMARQAAAACPELKEIVFLPGDPAVGLRAGVPEAGHELTYGELLTRADGVGPLAVRDRMAQLDPHDPINLQYTSGTTGFPKGATLTHHNILNNGNSIGRLLGYTEHDRVVIPVPFYHCFGMVIGNLNALSFGAATIIPGRGFNPSAALEAVQDFGGTSLYGVPTMFIAELALEDFGSYDLSTLRTGVMAGSLCPIEVMRRVIDEMHMVDVAICYGMTETSPVSTMTRAGDTLEQRTSTVGRTMPHLESRIVDPGSGEVVERGVIGELCTRGYAVMQGYWGQPDKTAEAIDGDGWMHTGDLARMDEDGYLVIEGRIKDMVIRGGENIYPREIEEFLYLHPSIQDVQVIGVPDQKYGEELMACIILKPGAEPLTAADLADYCRGKLAHYKIPRYIDVRESFPMTVSGKVRKVDMRQEAVSRLHL, from the coding sequence ATGTTGTCCTACACCGCCGGAGACACTGACGTCCCGCTGCTAGAAGAGACCATTGGCGCCAACTTTGAGCGCATCGCCGCCCAATTCCCTTTGCGGGACGCCCTCATCGAGGCCGCCGCCTCGCCCGGCGAAGACGCCCGCCGCTGGAGCTACCAGAAACTGAACGACGACGTCGACCGCCTCGCCCGCGCGCTGCTCGCCACCGGCGTGGCCAAGGGGGAGCGGATCGGCATCTGGAGTCCCAACTGCGCCGAATGGACCATCCTCCAGTACGCCACCGCCAAAATCGGGGCCGTGCTGGTGAACGTGAATCCCGCCTACCGGAGCCATGAACTGGAATTCGTGGTGAAGCAAAACGGGATGCGGATGCTGGTGACCGCCCCGTCGGACAGGAACAGCGACTACGTTGCCATGGCCAGGCAGGCAGCGGCTGCCTGCCCTGAACTCAAGGAGATTGTGTTCCTGCCGGGAGATCCTGCGGTGGGACTCCGCGCGGGCGTTCCGGAAGCCGGCCATGAACTCACGTACGGCGAGCTCCTGACCCGGGCGGACGGCGTCGGGCCTTTAGCGGTGCGCGACCGCATGGCCCAACTGGACCCGCACGATCCCATCAATTTGCAGTACACCTCGGGCACCACGGGATTCCCGAAAGGTGCAACGCTGACGCACCACAACATCCTCAACAACGGGAACTCGATCGGGCGGCTGCTGGGCTACACCGAGCATGACCGCGTGGTGATTCCGGTGCCGTTCTACCACTGCTTCGGGATGGTGATCGGCAACCTCAACGCGCTCAGTTTCGGGGCGGCCACCATCATTCCGGGCCGGGGCTTCAACCCTTCGGCCGCGCTGGAGGCTGTGCAGGATTTTGGCGGGACCTCGTTGTACGGTGTGCCCACCATGTTCATCGCGGAGCTCGCGCTGGAAGACTTCGGCTCCTACGATCTCTCAACCCTGCGAACCGGAGTGATGGCGGGGTCGCTGTGTCCCATCGAAGTGATGCGCCGCGTCATCGATGAGATGCACATGGTGGATGTGGCCATTTGCTACGGCATGACCGAGACCTCGCCCGTGTCCACCATGACCCGCGCCGGGGACACCCTGGAACAGCGGACCTCCACAGTGGGACGGACCATGCCGCACCTGGAGAGCAGGATCGTGGATCCGGGTTCCGGGGAAGTGGTGGAGCGGGGTGTGATCGGTGAACTCTGCACACGCGGCTATGCGGTGATGCAGGGGTACTGGGGCCAGCCCGACAAGACGGCCGAAGCCATCGACGGTGACGGCTGGATGCACACGGGGGACCTTGCCCGCATGGACGAGGACGGGTACCTGGTTATTGAGGGCCGCATCAAGGACATGGTGATCCGGGGCGGGGAGAACATCTACCCCCGCGAGATCGAGGAGTTCCTGTACCTGCATCCGTCCATCCAGGATGTGCAGGTGATTGGCGTGCCGGACCAGAAGTACGGCGAGGAACTCATGGCCTGCATCATCCTCAAACCCGGTGCGGAACCGCTGACGGCCGCGGACCTGGCCGACTACTGCCGGGGCAAGCTGGCCCACTACAAGATTCCGCGTTACATCGATGTCCGTGAGAGCTTCCCCATGACGGTGTCCGGCAAGGTCCGCAAGGTGGATATGCGCCAGGAAGCCGTATCGCGGCTCCACCTCTAA
- a CDS encoding putative quinol monooxygenase: MSAPIDLQATFIPNEGEFFRVKLALEIAIDEVVNEPGCIRYELTEATEEKLVLTERWESEELLDKHSKGIAVQDLNESLSALLAEPVKLERL, from the coding sequence ATGAGTGCACCCATTGACCTGCAGGCCACGTTCATCCCCAACGAGGGCGAGTTCTTCCGCGTGAAGCTCGCTTTGGAAATCGCGATCGATGAGGTCGTCAACGAGCCTGGCTGCATCCGCTACGAACTGACCGAAGCCACCGAGGAAAAGCTTGTCCTGACCGAGCGTTGGGAATCCGAGGAGCTGCTGGACAAGCACTCCAAGGGCATCGCTGTCCAGGACCTGAACGAGTCACTCAGCGCGCTGCTTGCCGAACCCGTAAAGCTGGAACGTCTCTGA
- the trxA gene encoding thioredoxin — MATVDITGEQFASTIEDNDIVLVDFWAAWCGPCRQFAPTYGAASEKHSDVVFAKVDTEAEQQLAAEAGITSIPTLMAFREKVLVFSQPGALNAQQLEQVIDAVKGLNMEEVHAHVAKSRAEAQEKAQEN; from the coding sequence ATGGCTACAGTTGACATCACTGGTGAACAGTTCGCATCGACCATCGAAGACAACGACATTGTCCTGGTGGATTTCTGGGCTGCATGGTGCGGCCCCTGCCGGCAGTTCGCGCCCACGTACGGAGCGGCATCGGAAAAGCACTCTGACGTAGTCTTCGCCAAAGTGGACACGGAAGCCGAGCAGCAGCTCGCCGCCGAGGCCGGGATCACCTCCATCCCCACCTTGATGGCTTTCCGCGAAAAGGTGCTCGTCTTCTCGCAGCCCGGCGCCCTGAACGCCCAGCAGCTTGAGCAGGTCATTGATGCAGTGAAGGGCCTGAACATGGAAGAAGTCCACGCCCACGTTGCAAAGTCCCGTGCCGAGGCTCAGGAAAAGGCACAGGAAAACTAG
- a CDS encoding TetR/AcrR family transcriptional regulator yields MRSTADDLTTRARIRDAAIGLFGRDGFSRATVRAVASIAGVSPGLVIHHFGSKAGLREACDQHVLALTATQGREKADPGSTGRLIQDYLNNPDQYTEEIAYIRRSLGDESDAGDAFFDAVVNQCQDIIHTGIEAGTIRKFDDIRSIAVIIASNSLSILMLGRHLSRTLGTPAPEPNGIGPDLLRQLTLPLLEIYTHGFYSDARFLHAAREALEGNNTNNGREHAP; encoded by the coding sequence ATGCGTTCAACCGCAGACGATTTGACCACCAGGGCGCGCATCCGGGACGCCGCGATCGGACTCTTCGGTCGCGATGGCTTCTCCAGGGCCACAGTCCGGGCAGTGGCTTCCATTGCCGGCGTCAGCCCGGGGTTGGTCATCCATCATTTCGGCAGCAAAGCCGGTCTCCGAGAGGCCTGTGACCAACACGTCCTGGCCCTCACAGCCACTCAGGGCAGGGAAAAAGCAGACCCCGGTTCCACCGGCAGGCTCATCCAGGACTACTTGAACAACCCGGACCAGTACACGGAAGAGATCGCCTACATCCGGCGCAGCCTGGGTGATGAATCCGACGCCGGAGACGCCTTCTTCGACGCTGTGGTGAACCAGTGCCAGGACATCATCCACACCGGCATCGAAGCAGGCACCATCCGGAAATTCGACGACATCCGGTCCATCGCGGTGATCATCGCGTCCAACAGTCTTTCGATCCTCATGCTGGGCCGGCACCTCTCACGGACGCTGGGCACTCCGGCCCCGGAACCCAACGGCATCGGCCCCGACCTTCTGCGCCAGCTCACCCTGCCTCTTCTTGAGATCTATACGCATGGCTTCTATTCGGACGCGCGGTTCCTGCACGCAGCCCGCGAAGCCCTGGAAGGAAACAACACCAACAACGGAAGGGAGCATGCCCCGTGA
- a CDS encoding ABC transporter ATP-binding protein has product MTQAIVVKGLRKKFGQREVLHGLDFAVEPGTVFGVIGPNGAGKTTTMRCLLDIIRPSGGSISVLGQDPRRGGTALRRRIGYLPGELHLENRTTGRRMLEHFAAISGPVDERHVNDLADRLQLDLDRQTRKLSKGNKQKLGLLQAFMHKPELLVLDEPTSGLDPLVQQVFHAMVREAVDGGATVFLSSHVLSEVQQAADAVAILRDGDIVTVSTVEALRTAAVRQLRFNSTGTEAHDVGALLARVPGVANIAVRELPADGHASGTVEATATLSGHIQPLVQELARLHLTDLVLEEPDLEEAVLTLYTGGEAPSSMGNPQRAGHQPEGAHRA; this is encoded by the coding sequence GTGACCCAGGCAATCGTCGTCAAGGGGTTACGCAAGAAGTTCGGTCAACGCGAGGTTCTGCACGGGCTGGATTTCGCGGTGGAACCCGGGACAGTCTTCGGGGTGATCGGACCGAACGGTGCCGGAAAGACCACCACCATGCGCTGCCTGCTGGACATCATCCGGCCCAGCGGCGGTTCCATTTCCGTCTTGGGACAGGATCCGAGGCGGGGCGGCACAGCACTGCGAAGGCGGATCGGCTATCTGCCCGGGGAACTGCATTTGGAGAACCGCACCACGGGCCGCCGCATGCTGGAGCATTTTGCTGCCATCAGCGGCCCGGTGGATGAACGGCACGTCAACGATCTCGCAGACCGCCTTCAGTTGGACCTGGACCGGCAGACCCGCAAGCTATCCAAGGGAAACAAGCAGAAGCTGGGCCTCCTGCAGGCGTTCATGCACAAGCCTGAGCTCCTGGTCCTGGACGAACCCACCAGCGGACTTGACCCCTTGGTCCAGCAGGTCTTCCATGCCATGGTCCGCGAGGCCGTGGACGGCGGCGCCACCGTGTTCCTCAGCTCGCATGTCCTGAGCGAAGTCCAGCAGGCCGCGGACGCCGTCGCCATCCTCCGCGACGGCGACATCGTCACCGTTTCCACTGTGGAGGCTCTGAGGACGGCGGCGGTCAGGCAGCTGCGGTTCAACAGCACAGGAACAGAAGCGCACGACGTCGGCGCGCTGCTGGCCCGGGTGCCGGGCGTCGCCAATATCGCGGTGCGGGAACTGCCCGCAGACGGCCATGCGAGCGGAACCGTGGAAGCCACGGCCACCTTGTCCGGCCATATCCAGCCCTTGGTCCAGGAACTGGCACGGCTGCACCTGACAGACCTGGTCCTGGAAGAGCCGGACCTGGAAGAAGCCGTCCTGACCCTCTATACGGGCGGCGAAGCGCCCTCCAGTATGGGAAATCCCCAGAGAGCCGGCCATCAACCGGAAGGAGCCCACCGTGCCTAG
- a CDS encoding ABC transporter permease subunit, whose amino-acid sequence MPRPLPLFTKALTDSWRSTLAWALGLTGAIMLYLPLYPSIGGSAQMQQMIDALPQGMTKALNYDQIATGPGYTQATLFGLIGFLLMSMASIGWGAAAVGGDEESGLLELTLAHSVTRVQVVLERASAILVRIALLTALVFVLVLVLNGPAKLEIDVGHLFGAVLLFAALALLSGTAALCAGALTGRKVYGVAAGAAVAVLGYVFNAVGRQSPDVEWLLNLSPYHWAYGNSPVTNGADWGAVTGLLCISAALIALGTLALQRRDVGV is encoded by the coding sequence GTGCCTAGGCCATTGCCGCTCTTCACCAAAGCACTGACTGACTCGTGGCGCTCCACCTTGGCTTGGGCGCTGGGACTGACGGGCGCGATCATGCTGTACCTGCCGTTGTATCCGTCCATCGGAGGCAGCGCCCAGATGCAGCAAATGATTGATGCCCTCCCTCAAGGCATGACCAAGGCCCTGAACTACGACCAAATAGCCACGGGACCCGGCTACACCCAGGCCACCCTTTTCGGACTCATCGGCTTCCTGCTGATGTCCATGGCCTCCATTGGTTGGGGCGCGGCGGCGGTGGGAGGTGACGAGGAGTCCGGGCTTTTGGAACTCACCCTCGCCCACAGCGTCACCCGCGTGCAGGTGGTCCTGGAGCGGGCGTCGGCCATTTTGGTCCGCATTGCGCTGCTCACCGCCTTGGTCTTCGTGCTGGTGCTGGTACTGAACGGACCCGCAAAACTTGAGATCGACGTCGGGCATCTTTTCGGCGCCGTGCTGCTGTTCGCCGCCTTGGCCCTTCTGAGCGGTACAGCCGCACTGTGTGCCGGCGCCCTCACGGGACGGAAGGTGTACGGAGTCGCTGCCGGTGCTGCTGTTGCGGTCCTCGGCTACGTATTCAATGCGGTGGGGCGGCAAAGCCCCGATGTGGAGTGGCTGCTGAACCTTTCGCCGTATCACTGGGCGTACGGCAATTCACCCGTGACCAACGGGGCTGACTGGGGCGCCGTGACAGGGCTGCTGTGCATATCGGCGGCACTGATTGCGCTGGGAACTTTGGCCTTGCAGCGGCGGGACGTTGGGGTCTAG
- a CDS encoding acyl-CoA thioesterase — protein MHLLLRTLMLLFTSSKRTPLNVWDESSLPLRVLPTDIDIAMHVNNGMYFSLMDLGRFDLMVRSGIWNKMRKRGWSPVAAGETIAFRKSLQLWQRYTIETRIIGLDTKAIYFEQRMVVDGEIYARAHIATRLVAKGKPVTQEEIIAEFGAPPADLELPEWIHEWRENNALPGARRPAPHVWN, from the coding sequence ATGCATCTGCTTCTACGCACCCTCATGTTGCTGTTCACGTCCTCCAAGCGCACGCCGTTGAACGTTTGGGACGAATCGTCGCTGCCCTTGCGGGTGCTTCCCACGGACATCGACATCGCCATGCACGTCAACAACGGCATGTACTTTTCCCTGATGGACCTGGGCCGGTTCGACCTCATGGTGCGCAGCGGGATCTGGAACAAGATGCGCAAACGGGGTTGGAGCCCGGTGGCTGCCGGGGAGACCATTGCGTTCCGCAAATCCTTGCAGTTGTGGCAGCGCTACACCATTGAAACCCGCATCATCGGCCTCGATACCAAAGCGATCTACTTCGAACAGCGCATGGTGGTGGACGGTGAGATCTACGCCCGTGCCCACATCGCCACCCGCCTGGTGGCCAAGGGCAAGCCCGTGACACAGGAGGAGATCATCGCCGAGTTCGGTGCGCCGCCGGCGGACCTTGAACTGCCCGAATGGATCCACGAGTGGCGCGAAAACAACGCGCTGCCCGGAGCGCGCCGTCCCGCACCGCACGTCTGGAACTAG
- a CDS encoding potassium channel family protein: MTQARYRDLVEWPLMATALIFLAAYAWQVIGRVDGPSAVPFEVILWITWGIFALDYFINLWLAEDRMRWFVWNLHELLIVVLPFFRPLRLLRLVTLLSVLQRTVGETLRGRVATYVAGAAAMLILIGALAVLDVEQNAPDAKILTFGDAAWWAVTTITTVGYGDLYPVTPIGRVVAAALMMSGIAVLGIVTASIASWLVQRIEENAEGVAAAAGEKAAAAEEPVRAEMADLVSEIAALRLEIAELRKISESR; this comes from the coding sequence ATGACTCAAGCGCGATACCGGGACCTCGTCGAATGGCCGCTCATGGCCACGGCACTGATATTCCTCGCCGCCTACGCGTGGCAGGTCATTGGCCGGGTCGACGGGCCCTCGGCAGTCCCTTTCGAGGTGATTTTGTGGATCACCTGGGGAATTTTCGCGCTGGACTATTTCATCAACCTCTGGCTTGCCGAGGACCGCATGCGCTGGTTTGTGTGGAACCTCCACGAACTCCTGATCGTGGTGCTCCCCTTCTTCCGGCCTTTGCGGTTGTTGCGCCTGGTCACCCTCCTCTCCGTGCTGCAACGCACCGTGGGCGAAACCCTCCGTGGCCGGGTGGCAACCTACGTCGCCGGGGCCGCCGCCATGCTCATCCTCATCGGCGCCCTGGCGGTGTTGGATGTTGAACAGAACGCCCCCGACGCCAAGATCCTGACCTTCGGCGACGCAGCATGGTGGGCCGTCACCACCATCACCACCGTGGGCTACGGCGATCTGTACCCGGTGACGCCCATTGGCAGGGTGGTAGCTGCCGCCCTGATGATGAGCGGCATCGCTGTTCTCGGTATCGTGACGGCCTCCATCGCTTCCTGGCTTGTCCAGCGGATCGAGGAGAACGCCGAGGGGGTCGCCGCCGCAGCGGGAGAAAAGGCAGCAGCGGCCGAAGAACCAGTCCGGGCTGAAATGGCGGACCTGGTGAGCGAAATCGCGGCCTTGCGGCTGGAGATTGCGGAGCTCCGGAAAATCTCGGAGAGTCGCTGA